From the Nonlabens marinus S1-08 genome, one window contains:
- the der gene encoding ribosome biogenesis GTPase Der, with protein MMSIVAIVGRPNTGKSTLFNRLIKRREAITDAISGVTRDRHYGKSDWNGRDFSVIDTGGYAIGSDDVFEEEIDKQVELAIDEADVILFMVDASDGITREDEDVANLLRKVKKPVLLVVNKVDNPAREQDAYEFYNLGLGDYHSISSISGSGTGDLLDAVVEALPEHVETVEEDLPRFAVVGRPNAGKSSFINSLIGEERYIVTDIAGTTRDSIDTKYNRFGFEFNLVDTAGIRRKKKVKEDLEFYSVMRSVRAIEHCDVCLIVMDATRGFDGQVQNIFWLAERNRKGIVILVNKWDLVEKETNSVRDYEAQIRREMEPFTDVPIVFISVLNKQRIFKAIETAVEVYKNRSKKIKTSKLNEVLLPIIEHTPPPSLKGKFVKIKFITQLPTPQPQFAFFCNLPQYVRDPYKRFLENKLRENFDFHGVPVSVYMRKK; from the coding sequence GCTATCAGTGGAGTGACAAGAGATAGGCATTATGGGAAAAGCGACTGGAATGGCCGTGACTTTTCAGTCATTGATACGGGTGGTTATGCCATAGGTAGTGATGACGTATTTGAAGAAGAAATTGACAAGCAAGTAGAGCTCGCAATAGATGAAGCTGATGTGATCCTTTTTATGGTAGATGCCTCAGATGGGATTACTAGAGAAGATGAGGATGTGGCTAATTTATTGCGCAAGGTTAAAAAACCTGTTTTATTGGTGGTCAATAAAGTGGATAATCCGGCGAGAGAGCAAGATGCCTATGAGTTTTATAATCTAGGTTTAGGGGATTATCATTCTATTTCTAGCATTAGCGGTAGTGGTACGGGTGATTTGCTAGATGCAGTAGTAGAAGCTTTACCAGAGCATGTTGAAACGGTAGAAGAGGACTTGCCTCGATTTGCTGTGGTAGGTCGTCCTAATGCGGGTAAATCTTCCTTTATCAATTCATTGATAGGCGAGGAGCGCTATATTGTTACGGATATTGCAGGGACCACTCGTGATTCCATTGATACTAAATACAATCGTTTTGGATTTGAGTTCAATCTAGTGGATACCGCTGGTATACGTCGTAAGAAAAAGGTTAAAGAAGATCTAGAATTTTACAGTGTAATGCGCAGTGTACGCGCTATTGAGCACTGTGATGTTTGTTTGATTGTTATGGACGCCACCCGTGGGTTTGATGGTCAGGTACAAAATATATTTTGGCTGGCAGAACGTAACCGCAAAGGAATCGTGATACTGGTGAATAAATGGGACTTGGTAGAAAAAGAAACCAATTCTGTTAGAGATTATGAAGCACAAATACGCCGTGAGATGGAGCCATTTACAGATGTGCCTATTGTCTTTATCTCCGTTCTTAACAAGCAACGTATTTTCAAGGCTATAGAAACAGCGGTAGAAGTTTACAAAAACCGCAGTAAGAAAATTAAGACCAGCAAGTTGAATGAGGTGCTGTTACCTATTATAGAACACACGCCGCCACCATCTTTGAAAGGGAAGTTTGTAAAAATCAAGTTTATTACTCAGCTGCCTACACCGCAGCCGCAATTTGCTTTTTTCTGTAATCTCCCTCAATATGTGAGAGACCCTTATAAGCGATTTTTAGAAAATAAATTGCGAGAGAACTTTGATTTTCACGGCGTCCCTGTGAGTGTGTATATGAGAAAAAAGTAA